The following coding sequences lie in one Candidatus Kinetoplastibacterium sorsogonicusi genomic window:
- the bamA gene encoding outer membrane protein assembly factor BamA gives MSNKSNWSLNRMMFFITRCFIRFIIFILCIFFVTEVYSLDNIYIKDINILGLQNIDKNVIYKNINFSKNQYIKKEDISKSINLLYKTGLFDNIQFDIKNNIVNITLDEFPIISSISFNGIKSFDINLIKKSFSSFSVIEGEFLNPNFLKEAISSLKTQYINIGKYNTQVNIEIKQLDTLKVSISINISEGNVPIIKNINFIGNHAFSNKILFNIMELKETNWLSWYNHNDKFQKNKLNIDIKNLYKFYLNRGYLDIFIEKPQILLSNDLKYAFISLNINEGNIYNISSIKIEENINNIEKNLDLENLLKIKKGDLFSITNINNSIQNIKENLNKNGYAFAEVNFTTKKNYYKNEVEIIFHIKLNNRIYVNRIEINGNTITDDIVIRRELDQSEFSIFNPNNILSSKKRLNRLGLFNNIDYIITPANNLENFVDINIDINEKNTGSINFAIGYGAEDKLIISGNINEANLFGSGKSLSIDLNTSQYNGIGSISYKNPYFTQNGIIQNLSCFYKTNNTWSNNNYYIKSKGINIDFNIPYAKYQNLLIGSYLENDKIYLTNRSSDYLKKYINQYGHIVNSLILNAGLNIDTRDSLILPTCGYFTKFNIYTSTLNLKYYHTSMQFQYYIPFNNNKYILYLNSLLDYGTSYSDLDFPIIKNFYAGGIGTVRSYSTGSLGPRDNKTGEFLGGTKRIVANAQLYMPVSKKYYLGNDLRWFIFGDAGKISAYTDLKNNCGNLENKIENPCDFKLSYGIGFSWISPIGLIQVSYGYPINKKKGDIIQNLQFQIGTNF, from the coding sequence ATGAGTAATAAATCGAATTGGAGTTTAAATAGAATGATGTTTTTTATAACTAGATGTTTTATTAGGTTTATAATTTTTATCTTATGTATTTTTTTTGTAACTGAAGTATATTCATTAGATAATATTTATATTAAAGATATAAATATATTAGGATTACAAAATATCGATAAAAATGTAATATACAAAAATATTAATTTTTCTAAAAATCAATATATTAAAAAAGAAGATATATCTAAATCAATTAATTTATTATACAAAACTGGATTATTTGATAATATACAATTTGATATTAAAAATAATATCGTTAATATAACTCTTGATGAATTTCCAATTATATCTTCTATTTCTTTTAATGGTATAAAAAGTTTTGATATTAATTTAATTAAAAAATCTTTTTCATCTTTTTCAGTTATAGAAGGAGAATTTTTGAATCCAAATTTTCTAAAAGAAGCAATATCTTCGTTAAAAACACAGTATATAAATATTGGAAAATATAATACACAGGTTAATATTGAAATTAAACAGTTAGATACTTTAAAAGTATCTATTAGCATTAATATCTCTGAAGGTAATGTACCCATTATAAAAAATATAAATTTTATAGGAAATCATGCATTTAGCAATAAAATTTTATTTAATATCATGGAACTAAAAGAAACTAATTGGTTAAGTTGGTATAATCATAATGATAAATTTCAAAAAAATAAATTGAATATAGATATTAAAAATTTGTATAAATTTTATTTAAATAGAGGATATTTAGATATATTTATTGAAAAACCGCAAATATTGCTTTCAAATGATTTGAAATATGCTTTCATATCTTTAAATATCAATGAAGGTAATATATATAATATTAGCTCTATAAAAATTGAAGAAAATATTAATAATATAGAAAAAAATTTAGATCTAGAAAATTTATTAAAAATCAAAAAAGGAGATTTATTTTCTATCACTAATATTAATAATAGTATTCAAAATATTAAAGAAAATCTTAACAAAAATGGTTATGCATTTGCAGAAGTAAATTTTACAACTAAAAAAAATTATTATAAAAATGAAGTTGAAATTATATTTCATATTAAATTAAATAATCGTATTTACGTCAATCGTATTGAAATTAATGGAAATACAATAACTGATGATATTGTTATTAGAAGAGAACTTGATCAATCTGAGTTTTCAATATTTAATCCTAATAATATTTTAAGCTCTAAAAAACGTTTAAATCGTTTAGGTTTATTTAATAATATTGATTATATTATTACACCAGCTAACAATTTAGAAAATTTTGTAGATATTAATATTGATATTAATGAAAAAAATACTGGATCTATTAATTTTGCTATTGGTTATGGAGCTGAAGATAAATTAATAATATCAGGTAATATAAATGAAGCTAATTTATTTGGCAGTGGAAAAAGTTTATCCATAGATCTAAATACTAGTCAATATAATGGAATAGGAAGTATTTCTTATAAAAACCCATATTTTACACAAAATGGAATTATTCAAAATTTATCATGTTTTTATAAAACTAATAATACTTGGAGTAATAATAATTACTATATTAAATCTAAGGGCATAAATATAGATTTTAATATTCCTTATGCAAAATATCAAAATTTATTGATTGGAAGCTATTTAGAAAATGATAAAATTTATTTAACTAATAGATCATCTGATTATTTAAAAAAATATATAAATCAATATGGACATATTGTTAATTCTTTGATATTAAATGCTGGATTAAATATTGATACTAGAGATAGTTTAATATTACCAACTTGTGGATATTTTACAAAATTCAATATCTACACTTCTACATTAAATCTAAAATATTATCATACTAGTATGCAATTTCAATATTATATTCCATTTAATAATAATAAATACATTTTATATTTAAATAGCCTTTTAGATTATGGTACTAGTTATAGTGATCTAGATTTTCCTATTATAAAAAATTTTTATGCTGGTGGTATAGGTACTGTGCGTTCATACAGCACTGGATCGTTAGGTCCCAGAGATAATAAAACTGGTGAATTTTTAGGTGGAACAAAACGCATAGTAGCTAATGCTCAACTTTATATGCCAGTATCTAAAAAATATTATCTTGGTAATGATTTACGTTGGTTTATTTTTGGAGATGCAGGTAAAATATCAGCATATACAGATTTAAAGAATAATTGTGGTAATTTAGAAAATAAAATTGAAAATCCATGTGATTTTAAACTTTCATATGGTATTGGTTTTTCTTGGATATCACCTATTGGTTTGATTCAAGTGTCTTATGGTTACCCTATAAATAAGAAAAAAGGTGATATTATACAAAATTTACAATTTCAAATAGGTACAAATTTTTAA
- a CDS encoding OmpH family outer membrane protein, with amino-acid sequence MQTSLKLFNNIKIFHKFFNIILFIIFIFFSNIAYSQYIKIGFVNTERILRDSEPAKISQKKIESEFKQRDDELQKLSRELREKLEEFDRESTILSDHERMKFQRDLSNLDNDLQRKRREFQEDFNRRRNEEFSVIVSKANETIKRIAQQEDYDLIIQDAVTVNPKIDITEKVMITLSK; translated from the coding sequence ATGCAAACATCACTTAAATTATTTAATAATATTAAAATATTTCATAAATTTTTTAATATAATTTTATTTATAATATTTATATTTTTTTCTAATATAGCTTATTCTCAATATATTAAAATAGGTTTTGTTAATACAGAACGTATATTAAGAGATTCAGAGCCAGCAAAAATTTCACAAAAGAAAATAGAATCTGAGTTTAAACAAAGAGATGATGAATTACAAAAATTATCTCGTGAACTACGTGAAAAATTAGAAGAATTTGATAGAGAATCTACTATATTATCTGATCATGAAAGAATGAAATTTCAAAGAGATTTAAGTAATTTAGATAATGATTTACAAAGAAAGCGTAGAGAGTTTCAAGAAGATTTTAATCGTCGTAGAAATGAAGAATTTTCTGTTATAGTATCAAAAGCAAATGAAACTATAAAACGTATTGCACAACAAGAAGATTATGATTTGATTATTCAAGATGCTGTTACAGTAAATCCTAAAATTGATATAACAGAAAAAGTTATGATAACTTTATCTAAATAA
- a CDS encoding ribonuclease HII, producing MKLLSNNILLIAGVDEVGTGALAGPVYAAAVIINYKKCISELKDSKLLSHIKRQNLSEKIKEHAIDWSIACSSVEEIDNNNILYASLLAMNRAIKNLKYIPSHILIDGLHAPANYNKNTKIFTIVKGDLFIPTISAASILAKTARDLEMIRLHTIYPQYQFDKNKGYGTAFHIKILKSLGPCNIHRKNFHPIKRFYKNENETNNIKRK from the coding sequence ATGAAATTATTATCAAATAATATTTTATTAATTGCAGGTGTAGATGAAGTAGGAACTGGAGCTTTAGCAGGTCCTGTTTATGCTGCTGCAGTTATAATAAATTATAAAAAATGTATATCTGAATTAAAAGACTCTAAATTACTATCACATATAAAACGACAAAATTTATCAGAAAAAATAAAAGAACATGCTATAGATTGGTCTATAGCATGTTCTTCTGTGGAAGAAATAGATAATAATAATATATTATATGCATCTTTATTGGCTATGAATAGAGCAATTAAAAATTTAAAATATATTCCTAGTCATATTTTAATAGATGGGTTACATGCTCCTGCTAACTATAATAAAAATACAAAAATCTTTACTATAGTAAAGGGTGATTTGTTTATACCTACAATTTCTGCTGCTTCAATTTTAGCAAAGACAGCTAGAGATTTAGAAATGATAAGATTACATACAATTTATCCACAATATCAGTTTGATAAAAATAAAGGATATGGTACTGCATTTCATATAAAAATTTTGAAATCATTAGGTCCTTGTAATATCCATAGAAAAAATTTTCATCCTATAAAGAGATTCTATAAAAATGAAAATGAAACTAATAACATCAAAAGAAAATAA
- a CDS encoding TrmH family RNA methyltransferase — translation MKMKLITSKENKEFKYLSKLYKYFGKKDKVIIEGLRLCSLWLDNYGLPEKIIINNDHIHNQQITNIINNKNIKNILLINNQLMNILINSKGTYNKDIIFIVNKPKPEFLGNRIDDNCVILENIQDPGNVGNIIRTCAAVGIKKIFLNDKCATPWSSKVLKSSQGAHFFIDIYENSDLNNIINILNIPLISTSLIKNSMNLYDTKLPKICAWLFGNEGNGISHEMNLKANLIISIKHNNIDSLNVTSAAAICLFEHRRQFYLYNK, via the coding sequence ATGAAAATGAAACTAATAACATCAAAAGAAAATAAAGAATTTAAATATTTATCAAAATTGTATAAATATTTTGGGAAGAAAGATAAAGTTATTATAGAAGGATTAAGACTATGTTCTTTATGGTTAGACAATTATGGATTACCAGAAAAAATTATAATTAATAATGATCATATTCATAACCAACAAATTACAAATATAATTAATAATAAAAATATAAAAAATATTTTATTAATAAATAATCAATTAATGAATATATTAATAAATTCTAAAGGAACATATAATAAAGACATAATTTTTATTGTAAATAAGCCTAAGCCAGAATTTTTAGGGAATAGAATTGATGATAATTGTGTAATACTTGAAAATATCCAAGATCCAGGTAATGTAGGTAATATAATTAGAACTTGTGCTGCTGTTGGTATAAAAAAAATTTTTTTAAACGATAAATGTGCAACTCCATGGTCTTCAAAAGTATTAAAAAGTTCTCAAGGTGCTCATTTTTTTATAGATATATATGAAAATAGTGATTTAAATAATATTATCAATATATTAAATATACCTTTAATTAGTACTTCTTTGATAAAAAATTCTATGAATTTATATGATACAAAATTACCTAAAATTTGCGCATGGTTATTTGGTAATGAAGGAAATGGTATTTCTCATGAAATGAATTTAAAAGCTAATTTAATAATTAGCATAAAGCATAATAATATAGATTCATTAAATGTAACATCAGCAGCAGCCATATGTTTATTTGAACACAGACGTCAATTTTATTTATATAACAAATAA
- the ppsR gene encoding posphoenolpyruvate synthetase regulatory kinase/phosphorylase PpsR: MNKLIERTVYIISDSTGITAETFSNSILSQFDSIRFNQIRIPFISCIEKAKQVVEEINNNAIQYQQTPIVFSTLVDPIIKNMIKNANGIFIDLFGTFVEYIEEKIGIKSSNSIGRSHTMNDTEKYRNRIDAINFSLSHDDGQFIDQLNKADVILIGVSRCGKTPTSLYLAMQYAIKAANFPLTPDDFERKSLPSTIIPFKPKLFGLTIQAERLSEIRNERRPNSQYSNFKQCQYEVLESEKIMNKEKIPILSTTNKSIEEISTTILQQIGLSKNLIN, from the coding sequence ATGAATAAATTAATTGAAAGAACTGTTTATATAATATCTGATAGTACTGGAATAACAGCAGAAACTTTTAGTAATTCTATATTATCTCAATTTGATAGCATCAGATTTAATCAAATCAGAATACCTTTTATTTCTTGTATAGAAAAAGCTAAACAAGTTGTAGAAGAAATTAATAACAATGCAATACAATATCAACAAACTCCAATAGTATTCAGTACTTTAGTGGATCCTATTATAAAAAACATGATTAAAAATGCTAATGGAATATTTATAGATTTATTTGGTACTTTCGTTGAATATATTGAAGAAAAAATAGGAATTAAATCAAGTAATTCTATAGGTAGAAGTCATACAATGAATGATACTGAAAAATATAGAAATAGAATCGATGCTATAAATTTCAGCTTATCACATGATGATGGACAATTTATTGATCAACTAAATAAAGCTGACGTTATATTAATAGGCGTATCTAGATGTGGTAAAACACCTACTAGCTTATACTTAGCTATGCAATATGCTATAAAAGCTGCAAATTTCCCATTAACTCCTGATGATTTTGAAAGAAAATCTTTGCCATCTACAATAATACCTTTTAAACCTAAATTATTTGGGCTTACAATTCAAGCAGAAAGATTATCTGAAATTAGAAATGAAAGAAGACCTAATAGTCAATATTCTAATTTCAAACAATGTCAATATGAAGTTTTAGAATCTGAAAAAATAATGAATAAAGAAAAAATACCAATATTATCCACTACAAATAAATCTATAGAAGAAATATCAACTACAATTTTGCAGCAAATTGGATTAAGCAAAAATTTGATTAACTGA
- the ppsA gene encoding phosphoenolpyruvate synthase, with protein sequence MSYIIPFEDLRMSDIDSVGGKNASLGEMISQLSCAGVRVPSGFATTAQAFSDFLKQSNLDNRINECLSNLDADNLKELTSAGAKIRQWIIDTPFPKKFEKEIRDAFAQLNSNNNYSFAVRSSATAEDLPDASFAGQQETFLNVIGIDDILNKIKHVFASLYNDRAISYRIHKGYSGTQVYLSAGIQRMVRSDIGSAGVMFTIDTESGFKDVVFITSSYGLGETVVQGAVNPDEFYVFKPTLAVGKDSIISRRIGSKLIKMEFDQNSNGVKTIDVNVSDRNKYSLTDKEIIELAKYAVIIENHYGRPMDIEWGKDGLDGKLYILQARPETVKSQQVENNSQLRYRLKTNDKNLLITGRAIGQKIGSGKVKIIHEVSEINLVEDGDILVTDMTDPNWEPIMKKASAIVTNRGGRTCHAAIIARELGIPAVVGCGNATEILSTKEIVTVSCAEGDEGRIYDGLLETHIEEVHRGVMPDINVKIMMNVGNPHLAFEFSQLPNNGVGLARLEFIINNNIGIHPKAILDYPNLDSTLKKAIESSSRGYSNPKDFYIKKIVEGVSTIAAAFWPKPVIVRLSDFKSNEYKKLVGGSRYEPDEENPMLGYRGVSRYISKDFEDCFSMECEAIRTVRNNMGLSNVEIMIPFVRTIDNAKHVINLLEKNGLTRGKDGLKIIMMCELPSNALLADQFLEFFDGFSIGSNDMTQLTLGLDRDSGIAELVADFDERNDAVKMLLHLAIKACVDKKKYIGICGQGPSDHIDFAKWLLNQGITSISLNPDTVIDTWKMLHNH encoded by the coding sequence ATGTCTTATATAATTCCTTTTGAAGATCTTCGCATGTCTGACATTGATTCTGTCGGAGGTAAAAATGCTTCTCTTGGTGAAATGATTAGTCAATTATCTTGTGCAGGAGTAAGAGTACCTAGTGGTTTTGCTACAACAGCACAAGCATTTAGTGATTTTCTAAAACAATCTAATTTAGATAATCGTATTAATGAGTGTTTATCAAATTTAGATGCAGATAATTTAAAAGAATTAACATCTGCTGGAGCTAAAATTCGTCAATGGATTATAGATACTCCTTTTCCTAAAAAATTTGAAAAAGAAATAAGAGATGCTTTTGCTCAATTAAATTCTAATAATAATTACTCCTTTGCAGTAAGATCTTCAGCTACTGCTGAAGATCTACCAGATGCATCATTCGCAGGACAACAGGAGACATTTTTAAATGTTATAGGTATAGATGATATTTTAAATAAAATAAAGCATGTATTTGCTTCATTATATAATGATAGAGCTATATCATATAGAATACATAAAGGATATTCTGGTACTCAAGTATATCTTTCAGCTGGTATACAAAGAATGGTTAGATCTGATATTGGTAGTGCTGGTGTAATGTTTACTATTGATACCGAAAGTGGATTTAAAGATGTAGTATTTATTACATCTTCATATGGACTTGGAGAAACAGTTGTACAAGGTGCTGTTAATCCAGATGAGTTTTATGTGTTTAAACCAACTTTAGCTGTAGGAAAAGATTCTATAATAAGCCGTAGAATCGGTTCAAAATTGATCAAAATGGAATTCGATCAAAATTCTAATGGTGTGAAAACTATTGATGTTAATGTTAGTGATCGTAATAAATATTCTCTTACAGATAAAGAAATTATTGAATTAGCAAAATATGCTGTAATCATAGAAAATCATTATGGCCGTCCAATGGATATAGAATGGGGAAAAGATGGTTTAGATGGAAAATTATATATATTACAAGCACGTCCAGAAACTGTAAAATCTCAACAAGTAGAAAATAATTCACAGTTACGATATAGATTAAAAACTAATGATAAAAATCTTCTTATTACTGGAAGAGCAATAGGACAAAAAATAGGATCTGGTAAAGTAAAAATTATCCATGAAGTTTCAGAAATAAATTTAGTAGAAGATGGTGATATATTAGTAACTGATATGACAGATCCAAATTGGGAACCAATTATGAAAAAAGCATCTGCTATTGTCACTAATAGAGGAGGTAGAACTTGTCATGCTGCGATTATTGCTAGGGAATTAGGAATTCCTGCTGTTGTAGGTTGCGGAAATGCTACAGAAATATTATCTACTAAAGAAATAGTAACAGTATCTTGTGCAGAAGGAGATGAAGGCAGAATATATGATGGATTATTGGAAACTCATATAGAAGAAGTTCATAGAGGTGTTATGCCTGATATAAATGTAAAAATTATGATGAATGTTGGTAATCCTCATTTAGCTTTCGAATTTAGTCAATTACCAAATAATGGTGTTGGTTTAGCAAGGCTAGAATTCATTATTAATAATAATATAGGTATCCATCCAAAAGCTATACTAGATTATCCTAATTTAGATTCTACACTAAAAAAAGCTATTGAATCTTCCTCTAGAGGTTATTCAAATCCCAAAGATTTTTATATAAAAAAAATAGTAGAAGGAGTTTCTACTATTGCAGCAGCTTTTTGGCCAAAACCTGTGATTGTCAGATTGTCTGATTTTAAATCTAATGAATATAAAAAATTAGTAGGTGGATCTAGATATGAACCTGATGAAGAAAATCCTATGTTAGGTTATAGAGGTGTATCTAGATATATTTCTAAAGATTTTGAAGATTGTTTTAGCATGGAATGTGAAGCAATTAGAACAGTTAGAAATAATATGGGATTATCTAACGTAGAAATCATGATACCATTTGTAAGAACTATTGATAATGCTAAACATGTTATTAATCTTTTAGAAAAAAATGGCTTAACAAGAGGAAAAGATGGTTTAAAAATTATCATGATGTGTGAATTACCAAGTAATGCACTTTTAGCAGATCAATTTTTAGAATTTTTTGATGGATTTTCTATTGGTTCTAATGATATGACACAGTTAACGTTAGGTTTAGATAGAGATTCAGGCATTGCAGAATTAGTTGCTGATTTTGATGAAAGAAATGATGCTGTAAAAATGCTTTTACATTTAGCTATCAAAGCTTGTGTTGATAAGAAAAAGTATATTGGTATATGTGGTCAAGGTCCTAGTGATCATATTGATTTTGCAAAATGGTTATTGAATCAAGGCATTACGTCTATTTCTTTAAATCCTGATACTGTAATAGATACTTGGAAAATGTTACATAATCATTAG
- the smpB gene encoding SsrA-binding protein SmpB: MNITENRKAYHNYFIEDKYEAGISLQGWEVKAIKQNRVQLQESYIIIRNSEIFIVGMHISPLHTASKITDIDPKRNRKMLLKAKEINKLIGKVDQKGYSLVPLNLHFKNNLIKVEFALGKGKKSYDKRESLKNKEWNREKERLFKFSR; this comes from the coding sequence ATGAATATTACAGAAAATAGAAAAGCTTATCATAATTATTTTATAGAAGATAAATATGAAGCAGGTATTTCTTTACAAGGATGGGAAGTAAAAGCCATAAAACAAAATAGAGTACAATTACAAGAAAGTTATATTATAATAAGAAATAGTGAAATATTTATTGTAGGTATGCATATTAGTCCCCTCCATACAGCTTCAAAAATAACAGATATTGACCCTAAAAGAAATAGAAAAATGCTATTAAAAGCAAAAGAAATTAATAAATTAATAGGTAAAGTAGATCAAAAAGGGTATTCATTAGTTCCATTAAATCTTCATTTTAAAAATAATTTAATTAAAGTTGAATTTGCTCTTGGTAAAGGCAAAAAATCTTATGATAAAAGAGAAAGTTTAAAAAACAAGGAATGGAATAGAGAAAAAGAACGGTTATTCAAATTTTCAAGATAA
- a CDS encoding type II toxin-antitoxin system RatA family toxin, translating to MHNIHQTITMPYSAFQIFQLVADVEKYPEFMPWCETSEINEYFSENNNVVSLYMKFIGVTYFIQTKNFYYMPNKIELHLLEGPFSYLYGLWLFEDIKYNSCKVDFKMQYEFKNSIMSLIIQPFFNNITSHMIGNFIKRANCVYKI from the coding sequence ATGCATAATATTCATCAAACAATTACTATGCCATATAGTGCATTCCAAATATTTCAATTAGTTGCTGATGTGGAAAAATATCCAGAATTTATGCCATGGTGTGAAACATCAGAAATAAATGAGTATTTTTCCGAAAATAATAATGTTGTTTCATTATATATGAAATTTATTGGAGTAACTTATTTTATTCAAACTAAAAATTTTTATTATATGCCTAATAAAATAGAATTACATTTATTAGAAGGACCATTTTCTTATTTATATGGACTATGGTTATTTGAAGATATAAAATACAATTCATGTAAAGTAGATTTTAAAATGCAATATGAATTTAAAAATTCTATTATGAGCTTAATAATTCAACCATTTTTTAATAATATTACATCTCATATGATAGGTAATTTTATTAAAAGAGCTAATTGCGTTTATAAAATATGA
- a CDS encoding RnfH family protein, with protein sequence MNISKKITVEIFYSHNKNHLWKQVLLLPNNTNISEALLMSDFNIYFPNINPIENGISIFGKIQSKDYILENNDRIDICRPLIFDPHLLRSKIRKFKK encoded by the coding sequence ATGAATATATCTAAAAAAATTACAGTTGAAATATTTTATTCACATAATAAAAATCATTTATGGAAACAAGTACTTTTATTACCTAATAATACTAATATTTCTGAGGCTTTATTAATGTCAGATTTTAATATATACTTTCCAAATATAAATCCTATTGAGAATGGAATCAGTATTTTTGGTAAAATACAAAGTAAAGATTATATATTAGAAAATAATGATAGAATAGATATATGTAGACCCTTAATTTTCGATCCTCATTTATTAAGATCTAAAATTAGAAAATTTAAAAAATAA
- a CDS encoding VIT1/CCC1 transporter family protein has product MQDKEYHNHKIFRAGWLRAAVLGANDGIISTASLIAGMAAINSDYNIIITTGFAGLISGALSMSAGEYVSVCSQSDIEIADLKLEALSLKNNSEYELQELTQIYIDRGLSKKLAYDVAVSLTKHNALDAHARDELGISMHNRANPIKAAIASFFSFSTGATLPMLVALLSPVEHMIFSIITSSVLWLATLGIISAHTGGAKILPATTRVSFVGAAAMAITALIGKLFGT; this is encoded by the coding sequence ATGCAAGATAAAGAATATCATAATCATAAAATTTTTAGAGCAGGTTGGTTACGCGCTGCAGTTTTAGGTGCAAATGATGGCATAATATCCACAGCTAGTTTAATTGCTGGGATGGCCGCAATTAATTCTGATTATAACATTATTATTACAACAGGTTTTGCTGGCCTTATATCTGGAGCTTTATCCATGTCTGCTGGAGAATATGTATCAGTATGTTCACAATCAGATATAGAAATAGCAGATTTGAAATTAGAAGCATTATCATTAAAAAATAATTCTGAATATGAATTACAAGAATTAACTCAAATTTATATAGATAGAGGCTTATCAAAAAAATTAGCTTATGATGTTGCGGTATCTTTAACAAAACACAACGCTTTGGATGCTCATGCTAGAGATGAATTAGGTATATCTATGCATAATAGAGCCAATCCTATTAAAGCTGCAATAGCATCTTTTTTTTCATTTTCAACTGGTGCAACATTACCAATGTTAGTTGCATTATTAAGCCCTGTAGAACATATGATATTTTCTATAATTACTAGTTCTGTATTATGGTTAGCTACATTAGGAATTATATCAGCTCATACAGGAGGAGCTAAAATATTACCAGCTACAACAAGAGTATCTTTTGTAGGAGCTGCTGCAATGGCTATAACAGCACTAATAGGTAAGTTATTTGGAACTTAA
- a CDS encoding YgfZ/GcvT domain-containing protein, with the protein MKNLQVNIECLSKYSIIILNGKDVLSFLQANLTQDFKNIKNDEAKFSGYCNSKGRLYANMLVWFELDTINQIHQQAYIFALKEIIDSLIKRLSIYILRKDVEIKIHDCNIYGIYIKNISNITNIPVENLEYKKIFKTNFDNDTAIFIPMKSKNEIRFIYITRKDDEVYDLIEKNFLKNNYIIDKKLIWDFLDILSGIAWINKYNQELLIPNDINLDLLNGISFTKGCYPGQEILARIKYIGKIKNRMFYGKVNFNLLNFHENLINQDIISTHSDPSPCGKIVNYTIYDNYLHFLLEIPTEEYFKINNKFYLDINKKLKIDLKEISYN; encoded by the coding sequence ATGAAAAATTTGCAAGTTAATATTGAATGTTTATCAAAATATTCTATTATTATTTTAAATGGTAAAGATGTACTAAGCTTTTTACAGGCTAATTTAACTCAAGATTTTAAAAATATAAAGAATGATGAAGCCAAATTTTCAGGATACTGTAATTCAAAAGGTAGATTATATGCAAATATGCTTGTATGGTTTGAGTTAGATACAATTAATCAAATTCATCAACAAGCATACATTTTTGCATTAAAAGAAATTATAGATAGTCTGATAAAAAGATTGTCTATCTATATTTTAAGAAAAGATGTAGAGATAAAAATTCATGATTGTAATATTTATGGAATATATATAAAAAATATTAGTAATATTACTAATATACCTGTAGAAAATTTAGAATATAAAAAAATATTTAAAACTAATTTTGATAATGATACTGCTATATTTATACCAATGAAGAGTAAAAATGAGATTAGATTTATTTATATTACTCGAAAAGATGATGAGGTATATGATCTCATAGAAAAAAACTTTTTAAAAAATAATTATATAATTGATAAAAAGTTAATATGGGATTTTTTAGATATATTATCAGGTATTGCATGGATTAATAAATATAATCAAGAATTACTAATACCAAATGATATAAATTTAGATCTTTTAAATGGAATTAGTTTTACTAAAGGATGTTATCCAGGACAAGAAATTTTAGCTAGAATAAAATATATAGGAAAGATAAAAAATAGAATGTTCTATGGTAAAGTTAATTTTAATTTATTAAATTTTCATGAAAATTTAATAAATCAGGATATCATAAGTACACATAGTGATCCATCTCCATGTGGAAAGATTGTTAATTATACAATATATGATAATTATTTACATTTTTTATTAGAAATTCCTACAGAAGAATATTTTAAAATAAACAACAAATTTTATTTAGATATTAATAAAAAACTAAAAATAGATCTAAAAGAAATTTCATATAATTAA